Proteins encoded in a region of the Cytobacillus pseudoceanisediminis genome:
- a CDS encoding sigma-70 family RNA polymerase sigma factor yields MESFEQVAAQYEPMIHQIIRSLSIYKNQEEYFQIALIRLWEAWNLFDHTQGKFLTFAYTIVKQKLIDELRKTRMQKNSTVTRSEEFWSSAESSYIHQPLEEEQLLSYCSSLTKNQTIWVLSAFLYDLTVNQIAEQHGVTASAVKAWKKGALTKLRTTLQLD; encoded by the coding sequence ATGGAGAGCTTTGAGCAAGTGGCAGCACAATATGAACCGATGATTCACCAGATTATTCGATCTTTGAGCATTTATAAAAACCAGGAAGAGTATTTTCAAATCGCCCTTATCCGGCTTTGGGAGGCGTGGAATCTATTTGATCATACACAGGGAAAGTTTCTGACATTCGCCTATACCATCGTTAAACAGAAACTGATTGATGAATTGAGAAAAACCAGGATGCAGAAAAACAGCACTGTCACCCGGAGTGAAGAATTCTGGTCTTCAGCGGAATCTTCCTATATACACCAGCCACTTGAAGAAGAGCAGCTGCTTTCATACTGCAGCAGCCTCACCAAAAATCAGACCATCTGGGTTCTATCGGCTTTCCTCTATGATTTGACAGTCAATCAGATCGCCGAACAGCATGGAGTAACGGCTTCAGCGGTAAAAGCCTGGAAAAAAGGCGCCCTCACAAAACTTAGGACCACACTTCAGCTAGATTAA
- a CDS encoding YvrJ family protein yields the protein MEQMVTLISELGFPIVVTLFLLNRIEAKLDVVVSSIQGLPDRLKE from the coding sequence ATGGAACAGATGGTCACATTGATCAGCGAACTCGGCTTCCCGATTGTGGTCACGCTTTTTCTGCTGAACCGGATCGAAGCCAAGCTCGATGTAGTCGTGTCCTCAATCCAGGGATTGCCGGATAGGCTGAAAGAATAG
- a CDS encoding DUF1659 domain-containing protein, producing the protein MAQAIIIDSKLRLVFETGLNGQGKPVYKSKTYNSVKQSATADQLFTVGQAIAGLSSYPLTELSRNDSFDILG; encoded by the coding sequence ATGGCACAGGCAATCATCATTGATTCAAAGCTTCGCCTGGTTTTTGAAACAGGATTGAACGGACAGGGCAAGCCTGTCTACAAATCAAAAACCTACAACAGTGTGAAGCAATCCGCTACAGCGGACCAGCTTTTCACAGTGGGACAGGCAATCGCTGGATTATCAAGCTATCCGCTGACTGAGCTGAGCAGAAATGACAGCTTCGATATTTTAGGCTAA
- a CDS encoding AraC family transcriptional regulator translates to MDLLQNMNRAMRYIEEHLTDEIDFKELAKIAFCSEYHFKRMFSFLAGVTLSEYIRRRRLTLAAFDLKDKNARVIDVAFKYVYSSPDSFTRAFQQLHGITPSEARSNGHALKAYPPMTFHLSIKGGNEMNYRIEEKDAFRIVGLKKRVPIIFNGVNPEIAAMWESLDEKMILRLKSVSDTEPFGLISASANFSEGRMEEKGELDHYIGAATAKECPEGMASLEVPACSWAVFEAVGPFPETLQNVWGRIYSEWFPSSSYQQIDGPEILWNESKDTASPTFRSEIWIPVMKE, encoded by the coding sequence ATGGATTTGCTGCAAAATATGAATCGGGCGATGAGGTATATTGAAGAACATTTAACGGATGAAATCGACTTCAAAGAACTAGCAAAGATTGCGTTTTGCTCAGAATACCATTTTAAACGAATGTTTTCCTTTCTTGCAGGTGTAACGCTTTCGGAGTATATCCGCAGGAGACGGCTGACATTGGCGGCCTTCGATTTGAAGGATAAGAATGCCAGGGTCATTGATGTAGCATTCAAATATGTGTATAGCTCGCCTGATTCGTTTACGAGGGCATTCCAGCAGCTTCATGGCATCACTCCTTCAGAAGCCAGGAGCAATGGCCACGCTCTCAAGGCTTATCCGCCGATGACCTTCCATTTATCTATTAAGGGAGGAAATGAAATGAACTATCGTATAGAAGAAAAAGATGCCTTTCGGATTGTAGGCTTAAAAAAGCGGGTGCCGATTATTTTTAACGGTGTGAATCCGGAGATTGCAGCCATGTGGGAGAGCTTAGATGAAAAAATGATTCTTAGGCTCAAGAGTGTATCGGATACAGAGCCATTTGGCCTGATCAGTGCTTCAGCCAATTTTTCTGAAGGCAGAATGGAAGAAAAGGGTGAACTGGACCATTATATCGGAGCTGCCACTGCAAAGGAATGCCCGGAGGGGATGGCATCTCTTGAGGTTCCGGCCTGTTCATGGGCGGTATTTGAAGCAGTGGGTCCGTTTCCGGAAACGCTTCAGAATGTCTGGGGACGGATTTACTCAGAATGGTTCCCTTCATCATCTTATCAGCAAATAGATGGGCCGGAAATCCTCTGGAATGAAAGCAAAGATACCGCTTCGCCTACATTCCGCAGTGAAATCTGGATTCCGGTTATGAAAGAATAG
- a CDS encoding DUF2922 domain-containing protein, with translation MAKTLEMTFETELGKETKLSVDSPKEPIDPAAVKAVMEQIIAVNAFDGNGGDLVSAKGARLIERNVTDYELV, from the coding sequence ATGGCGAAGACACTTGAAATGACGTTTGAAACGGAGCTGGGCAAGGAAACCAAATTATCGGTTGACAGCCCAAAGGAGCCGATTGATCCGGCAGCTGTGAAGGCAGTGATGGAACAGATCATTGCAGTGAACGCATTTGACGGAAATGGCGGTGACCTTGTTTCTGCCAAAGGCGCTAGATTAATAGAACGCAATGTAACAGATTATGAATTAGTGTAA
- a CDS encoding methyl-accepting chemotaxis protein, with translation MKKRLNNFAAAFSHKLNLGTRLLALFFTLLLLSIAAVGVSSYLKTKDMAIKTIEDRLAREAELMGYIAENLKFVYVSDDSYFKQQLEASVRSQQKKLQADGIDSDFFYLSDNKLTPFKVSSKSDAAFSRGTINEISTMKNGVIHIEMNGTDYTAAFQEMKEISGVYVVLIPAKAYMSDVHAIGYFMIAAIVISLSAASAIISLFVRKITKPLNLLRNTMREVREGNLQNTLEIHTEIPEMVSLQKSYNSMIEQMRSLLRELTGTTKELESTGNELKGSSFSALESGQQLVSAIHLVKMGAEQTAASSENSASSFKEMKDKFEDMFLHMQSVNRSSEVMNDSARRGGNSISDLIAAIHSFGSEFGKLTLTIKEVKDHSLAITNLVGMVKGIAEQTRLLSLNASIEAARAGEAGKGFAVVAGEVRKLAEQSAGAAEDITRGIRNMENITLRASEEFDQLHTEIKGNLEMAGQSKISLDELMKEISNVSGKLQTMQTELKGLEKTLPQLEQGAEQFSSVSQETLASAEEMLAASVIQTGQMEKTDKIGMKLNSLARSLSELTSHYRA, from the coding sequence ATGAAGAAACGGCTGAATAACTTTGCGGCAGCCTTCAGCCATAAGCTGAACCTGGGAACAAGATTATTGGCACTGTTCTTTACCCTGCTGCTGCTGTCGATAGCGGCAGTGGGAGTTAGTTCCTATCTTAAAACAAAGGACATGGCAATCAAAACAATTGAGGATAGATTGGCAAGAGAAGCGGAATTAATGGGATACATAGCGGAAAACTTAAAGTTTGTGTATGTCAGTGATGATTCGTACTTTAAGCAGCAGCTCGAGGCCAGTGTCCGTTCTCAGCAGAAAAAGCTGCAGGCAGATGGGATTGACTCTGATTTTTTCTATCTTTCAGATAACAAGCTTACGCCTTTTAAGGTCAGCAGCAAGTCAGATGCCGCTTTTTCAAGGGGTACGATCAATGAGATCAGCACAATGAAAAATGGAGTCATACACATTGAGATGAACGGGACAGATTATACAGCGGCCTTTCAGGAGATGAAGGAAATTAGCGGCGTCTATGTAGTCCTCATCCCGGCAAAAGCGTATATGTCTGATGTGCATGCGATCGGGTATTTTATGATTGCAGCGATTGTGATCAGTTTATCGGCTGCTTCAGCCATTATTAGTCTTTTTGTAAGAAAAATAACGAAGCCTTTGAACTTATTAAGAAACACCATGCGGGAGGTTCGGGAAGGAAACCTGCAAAACACGCTTGAGATTCATACAGAAATTCCCGAAATGGTTTCTCTGCAGAAAAGTTATAACAGCATGATTGAACAAATGAGGAGCCTGCTGCGGGAGCTGACCGGCACAACGAAGGAGCTTGAGAGTACGGGCAATGAGCTGAAAGGATCATCCTTCAGCGCTCTTGAAAGCGGACAGCAGCTGGTATCAGCCATTCACCTCGTGAAAATGGGGGCAGAGCAAACCGCAGCCAGTTCTGAAAATAGTGCGTCCAGTTTTAAAGAAATGAAAGATAAGTTCGAAGACATGTTTTTACATATGCAAAGTGTAAACCGCAGCTCGGAGGTGATGAATGACTCTGCCAGGCGCGGCGGGAACAGCATCAGTGATCTGATCGCTGCCATTCATTCCTTTGGTTCAGAATTTGGAAAATTGACCCTGACAATAAAAGAGGTCAAAGACCATTCCTTAGCGATTACAAATCTTGTCGGAATGGTAAAGGGAATTGCTGAACAAACAAGGCTGTTATCCTTAAATGCTTCCATTGAGGCTGCCCGGGCAGGAGAGGCAGGGAAAGGCTTTGCCGTGGTCGCAGGAGAAGTCCGGAAACTGGCTGAGCAATCTGCAGGTGCCGCAGAAGATATCACTCGGGGAATAAGAAATATGGAGAATATAACACTCAGAGCTTCAGAGGAATTTGACCAGCTCCATACGGAGATAAAAGGCAATCTTGAAATGGCAGGCCAATCCAAAATATCATTGGACGAGCTGATGAAAGAGATTTCGAATGTAAGCGGAAAGCTCCAAACCATGCAAACGGAGCTGAAAGGCCTGGAAAAAACGCTTCCGCAGCTTGAACAGGGAGCTGAACAGTTCTCCTCTGTTTCACAGGAAACATTGGCAAGTGCAGAAGAGATGCTTGCTGCCAGCGTCATTCAAACAGGACAAATGGAGAAAACGGATAAAATTGGGATGAAACTCAACTCTCTGGCAAGGTCATTGTCTGAACTGACAAGCCATTATAGGGCATAG
- a CDS encoding S8 family serine peptidase, with the protein MGDFRFKKQLTAAMAAAMLAVPPLQAAADDSGKGILKGADGKAAITDLQGMNAKASKGKHDITLITGDVVTVTEFEDGKNIIHVEPADPSASGARILTANKETYVIPDQAMPYLASGFLDQDLFNITALIKDGYDDENQKELPVIIQYSESKGRSAVAHPIPKGSKKTHVLESIDSVAVTADKKETKGFWKEITKANKTPKKSKAALAPGIEKIWLDGRVEASLEQSVPQIGAPSAWESGYDGTGVKVAVLDTGIDPEHPDIAGQLDEAVSFVPGEEVTDMHAHGTHVASTVLGTGEASEGRYQGVAPGSRLLVGKVLSNEGFGQDSWIIDGMEWAAENAKIVNMSLGSSEPSDGTDPMAQAVNNLSKETGSLFVIAAGNTGSEGIGSPGAADDALTVGAVDKSDNLAWFSSKGPSFGSSGLKPDLTAPGVGIMAARSQYTNQGSGSYMSMDGTSMATPHVAGAAALLSQRHPEWTGEQLKEALMSTTRKLEDISPFEGGTGRLDAEAAVLGNIRATGSLDFGFYDWPHENDVPAEKTITYTNDSGQDVTLDLSISMKDSHDTDAPAGMVKLSSEKVTVPANGIAEVTVTLDPNNGDFGSRYQGHISASAEGQKIVHTSLGMIKEDERYPLTIKAVDRDGEAASAYFYLLGPTGDPQFMSVEGTKELRLPKGTYSVMSMMDVDADTDHAGVALVGDPEINLDGPQTVMLDARKANEITVDVPKETEANYRKMEYYRSINGNDVNDIYILPVLVDKMYAAPTEKVNVGEFTQATRWRLAEPMLTIGYKGKELDDIPQAGSTLLNGKYNLKAVYAGNGSPEDYENLDVKGKAAIVQRSDELTGSERAAAALAAGAKLLITVNDGPQELSEWVGIENEDFSLSNSPLPVAGISSTEGKELIAAAKSGKLTLKVEGTPDSDYLYDLVDMHHQAVPKEVNYSPKSKDLVKINSEYKSDRPAPGAEFRYDILAHSFAGVGFLQTLSLPSVRTEWVSAQKGTSWYHQAGVLDAQWEVRQPKVDYKPGQTLNEEWFSPVVRPRFGDGFWAPYRSGNNLILNVPAWADSGPGHTGADMNYPGDQTLKLYQGDNLVKEGKGQALYLFNEFPEEKTQYKLVSDAARDAERWNTSVRTHTEWTFWSQKQGEFQAALPLISIDYKVDTDMSGNSTAGKKIKLDLSAVQITDAPENGQIKGAALEVSFDEGKTWEAAKLVSKGNGWSAEIKHPNKKGTSVSLRASAWDDAGNRVNQEIIKAYGLK; encoded by the coding sequence ATGGGAGATTTCAGGTTTAAAAAGCAATTAACAGCTGCCATGGCTGCTGCTATGCTGGCTGTTCCGCCCCTGCAGGCTGCGGCTGATGATTCAGGGAAAGGCATTCTAAAAGGCGCAGATGGCAAAGCGGCAATAACTGATCTGCAAGGGATGAATGCAAAAGCCAGTAAAGGCAAGCATGACATCACCCTTATCACGGGTGATGTCGTAACCGTAACCGAATTTGAAGATGGAAAGAATATCATTCATGTTGAACCAGCGGATCCCTCCGCAAGTGGAGCACGTATTTTGACAGCCAACAAAGAAACGTATGTCATTCCTGATCAGGCTATGCCATATCTGGCTTCCGGATTTTTGGACCAGGATTTGTTCAATATTACGGCTTTAATTAAAGACGGCTATGATGATGAGAATCAAAAGGAATTGCCGGTCATCATTCAATATTCCGAATCCAAAGGCCGTTCAGCTGTTGCTCATCCAATCCCAAAAGGCTCAAAGAAAACCCATGTACTTGAAAGCATAGATAGTGTAGCAGTCACAGCTGATAAGAAAGAAACAAAGGGATTCTGGAAAGAAATTACTAAAGCAAACAAAACCCCCAAGAAATCTAAAGCCGCACTGGCTCCAGGGATTGAAAAAATCTGGCTGGATGGCCGTGTCGAAGCTTCTCTTGAACAAAGTGTCCCTCAGATTGGAGCCCCTTCAGCTTGGGAATCCGGCTATGATGGAACAGGCGTAAAGGTGGCTGTTCTTGATACCGGAATTGATCCAGAGCATCCGGACATTGCAGGCCAATTGGATGAGGCAGTGAGCTTCGTTCCAGGAGAAGAAGTAACCGATATGCATGCACATGGGACACACGTGGCTTCCACAGTGCTTGGGACCGGGGAAGCCTCCGAAGGACGGTATCAGGGTGTGGCTCCAGGCTCACGTCTTCTTGTAGGAAAAGTCCTGAGTAATGAAGGCTTTGGCCAGGATTCATGGATTATTGATGGAATGGAATGGGCTGCTGAAAATGCCAAAATCGTTAATATGAGCCTGGGCAGTTCTGAACCAAGCGATGGAACGGATCCAATGGCTCAAGCTGTAAACAATCTTAGTAAAGAAACAGGTTCCCTGTTTGTTATTGCTGCCGGGAACACTGGCAGTGAAGGAATCGGATCACCAGGAGCTGCTGACGATGCTCTTACTGTTGGCGCCGTAGACAAGTCCGACAATCTTGCCTGGTTCTCGTCTAAAGGGCCTAGCTTTGGAAGCTCAGGATTAAAGCCTGATCTCACTGCTCCTGGAGTAGGAATCATGGCTGCACGTTCTCAATATACGAACCAGGGAAGCGGCTCTTACATGAGCATGGATGGCACCTCTATGGCAACACCTCATGTTGCTGGAGCTGCAGCCCTTCTCTCCCAGCGCCACCCTGAATGGACCGGAGAACAGCTTAAAGAAGCTCTGATGAGCACCACAAGGAAGCTGGAGGACATTAGCCCTTTTGAAGGCGGAACTGGCCGTCTTGATGCTGAAGCTGCAGTGCTTGGTAATATAAGGGCCACTGGTTCCCTCGACTTTGGCTTCTATGACTGGCCTCATGAGAATGATGTTCCTGCTGAGAAGACCATTACGTATACAAACGATAGCGGACAGGATGTGACATTGGATCTGTCAATATCGATGAAAGATAGCCATGACACCGATGCTCCTGCCGGAATGGTAAAGCTTTCATCAGAAAAAGTGACTGTTCCAGCTAATGGAATTGCCGAGGTCACCGTTACACTGGACCCGAATAATGGTGATTTTGGCTCCCGTTATCAGGGTCATATCAGTGCTTCAGCAGAAGGCCAAAAGATTGTCCATACGTCTTTAGGCATGATTAAAGAAGATGAAAGGTATCCCCTTACCATAAAGGCAGTTGATCGGGATGGGGAAGCTGCCTCCGCATACTTCTACCTGTTGGGACCAACTGGCGATCCTCAGTTCATGTCTGTGGAAGGCACGAAGGAGCTGCGGCTGCCGAAAGGAACGTATTCCGTTATGTCCATGATGGACGTTGATGCTGATACAGATCATGCAGGTGTTGCACTTGTCGGCGACCCGGAAATTAACCTGGATGGACCTCAGACAGTTATGCTGGATGCGCGCAAGGCCAACGAGATTACTGTTGATGTTCCAAAAGAGACAGAAGCCAATTATCGGAAAATGGAATATTACCGCAGCATAAATGGAAACGACGTGAATGACATTTACATTTTGCCAGTATTGGTGGATAAAATGTACGCTGCACCTACAGAGAAAGTTAACGTTGGTGAATTCACACAGGCTACGCGCTGGCGCCTGGCGGAACCTATGCTGACAATCGGTTACAAAGGAAAGGAATTGGATGATATCCCGCAGGCAGGCAGCACTCTCCTGAATGGGAAGTATAATTTGAAGGCTGTCTATGCCGGAAATGGATCTCCAGAGGATTATGAAAATCTGGATGTAAAAGGAAAAGCCGCAATTGTGCAGCGCAGTGATGAATTAACAGGATCAGAACGTGCTGCAGCAGCGTTAGCAGCAGGAGCAAAACTATTGATTACCGTTAATGATGGACCTCAGGAGCTTAGTGAATGGGTAGGAATAGAAAATGAGGATTTTTCACTTTCCAACAGCCCTCTACCGGTTGCTGGCATCAGCAGCACTGAAGGCAAAGAGCTGATCGCAGCTGCCAAGTCTGGAAAATTGACTTTAAAAGTCGAGGGTACACCTGACTCGGATTACTTATATGACCTGGTGGACATGCATCATCAGGCAGTGCCTAAAGAGGTAAACTATTCTCCGAAATCGAAGGACCTTGTTAAAATCAACTCTGAATATAAATCAGACCGTCCTGCTCCGGGTGCTGAGTTCAGGTACGATATTCTGGCGCACAGCTTTGCCGGAGTAGGCTTCCTGCAGACCCTGTCACTTCCGTCTGTCAGAACAGAGTGGGTATCGGCACAAAAAGGCACATCATGGTACCACCAGGCTGGTGTTCTCGATGCCCAGTGGGAAGTAAGACAGCCAAAAGTGGATTACAAACCGGGTCAAACGTTGAATGAAGAATGGTTTTCACCAGTCGTCCGTCCTCGTTTTGGTGATGGTTTCTGGGCTCCATACCGTTCAGGCAATAATTTGATATTAAATGTTCCTGCCTGGGCTGACTCAGGACCTGGACATACGGGAGCTGACATGAATTACCCTGGCGATCAGACATTAAAGCTATATCAAGGGGATAACCTGGTTAAAGAAGGAAAGGGCCAGGCACTCTACTTATTTAATGAATTTCCGGAAGAAAAAACCCAGTACAAACTCGTAAGTGATGCTGCCCGTGATGCAGAGCGCTGGAACACATCAGTCCGTACACATACGGAGTGGACATTCTGGTCACAGAAGCAAGGAGAATTCCAGGCTGCTCTTCCGCTGATTTCTATTGATTATAAAGTGGACACTGACATGTCAGGCAACTCCACGGCCGGTAAAAAGATTAAGCTTGATTTATCAGCTGTTCAAATAACCGATGCTCCGGAAAACGGCCAAATAAAAGGAGCAGCCCTGGAGGTGTCTTTTGATGAAGGAAAGACATGGGAAGCTGCAAAGTTAGTTTCTAAGGGCAATGGCTGGTCCGCCGAAATCAAGCATCCAAATAAGAAGGGAACCTCTGTCTCCCTGCGTGCCAGTGCATGGGATGATGCAGGCAATCGTGTAAATCAGGAAATCATCAAGGCTTATGGATTAAAATAA
- a CDS encoding DUF3231 family protein: MTVLSKELTVSEISNIWSSYLKNSMELQFFTYFFQTAEDRKIKKIAGRLLHQSEKNLKQLQDFFSKENLSVPRGFTEKDVRINGQKLFSDHFILFFCHDITQLSLSTYPSALSESTRKDIRNYFEITLKFTLKIQNEIVDLMLSKGIYQEHPQLKMEDRIDFARSLKYLNGFKGGSRPLNAPEIANISRIIHRAQFSKMIFVTFSTIAESNEMKDHFSKGRDLIEKVLSSLRDIMENEHIPLSSSGDYQIFDVDTPPFSEKIMLFFVNTCLGIFCFTMISQALTSSLRSDIVIKLLSISKDMSLFYGKGLLIAIKQKWLEQPPQPAGRQV; this comes from the coding sequence ATGACAGTGCTTTCTAAAGAGCTGACGGTTTCTGAAATCTCAAATATTTGGTCATCGTATTTAAAAAACAGCATGGAGCTGCAATTTTTTACTTATTTTTTTCAAACTGCAGAGGATCGGAAAATTAAAAAGATTGCTGGAAGACTGCTGCATCAATCCGAGAAAAACCTTAAGCAGCTCCAGGATTTTTTCAGTAAAGAGAATCTCTCCGTTCCCCGCGGCTTCACTGAAAAGGATGTAAGGATCAATGGGCAGAAATTATTTTCAGATCATTTCATTTTATTTTTTTGCCATGATATCACCCAGCTTTCATTGAGCACATATCCAAGCGCCCTATCAGAAAGCACCCGTAAAGATATTCGGAATTATTTTGAGATTACTCTTAAATTCACGTTAAAAATACAGAATGAAATTGTTGATTTGATGTTATCTAAAGGCATTTACCAAGAGCATCCGCAATTAAAGATGGAGGATCGGATCGACTTTGCCCGCAGCCTTAAATACCTCAATGGGTTCAAGGGCGGTTCCAGACCGCTGAATGCTCCTGAAATAGCGAATATATCGAGAATTATTCACAGAGCCCAATTCTCGAAAATGATCTTTGTTACCTTCAGTACTATTGCTGAAAGCAATGAAATGAAAGACCATTTCAGCAAAGGAAGGGATTTGATTGAGAAAGTGTTATCTTCCCTCCGAGACATTATGGAAAATGAACATATTCCGCTGTCCTCATCGGGAGATTATCAAATTTTTGACGTGGACACCCCTCCATTTTCCGAGAAGATCATGCTGTTTTTTGTAAATACTTGTCTCGGCATCTTCTGCTTCACCATGATCAGCCAGGCACTGACCTCCAGCCTAAGATCCGATATTGTCATAAAGCTGCTGAGCATTTCCAAAGACATGTCCCTCTTTTACGGAAAAGGCCTGCTGATTGCCATAAAGCAAAAATGGCTTGAACAGCCGCCACAGCCAGCAGGGAGACAGGTATAA